Genomic window (Procambarus clarkii isolate CNS0578487 chromosome 72, FALCON_Pclarkii_2.0, whole genome shotgun sequence):
TACATTCATATGGACTATGAATGACTTGAAATAAATTTCTATTTTGAGAAAGGTGAAAGGTCAGGTGTATGTTACAAGATGCAGTGGTAGCATGGGTTACCCTATGCCTCTCAAGTGACATTGGCCCGGGTTTGAGCCCCAGGAAAGGAGACGATTGGTAACCAATCCTGAACTGTTCACCCTTCAGTAACTTGGGACTTTTGTTGCAAGCCAATTGGCAGATCGTGTTTCTGAGAAAACTTTAAGGTTATGACCTAAGATGCAAGAGGAAGTGCTCTTAAGACTGCCAATAGAAGTCAGAAGTAGATATCTGTTCCTATATCAGCAGTATTATATaccgcctgaaatgctatgcatgctagtggctgtacaagaatgtaagaactcttgtatatatataaataaaattaaataaataaattaaccaAAATTTGACTAATACTGATGCTGCAAAAATTTGTTGACATATCATGGCTACACCTCTAGTGAATATTAGAACACACAACACAAAAGTAAAGAATACATAATTAAAGAAacccaacattgaatgtaatgaaacatgtcTTTATTGAGGTGCTTTCCCTTGGTGGGTCCCCTGAAGCTATCTCACTGAGATGGCTCCATGGAAACGGGTCTCGTCAGATGCAGAAGTTCTGTTTGGTCTACCAAGAACCAGAGCCAAAACATggtgccccctcacagaggcacagaagGTGACAATTTGCCACCACaccaggaaagcatccagaaaatcAACAAAACTCTACAGACAACTGGAGGGTTAACAAACACCAGAGCTTAAATTCACTGCCTGGCAGCCTGGCTTCGCATGTAGCCATCCTCCTCATCAGTTCTGAAGCCGATGAACAGGGCACTAATATGGTAGGGAGAAAGAGAGTCAGGGAGTCACCAGGGCtcatccagaaagaggcatttcattacattcaatgctgggtttctggGAGACACACAGTGGTTTTCTGAAGCTAACAAGCTTGCAAGCCCCAGCACAACCAACGAAATGCTTCCAGCCAAGGGCCCAAACAGAGGAATCAAAGACTCGTGAATAGCCCTGAGCAAGGCTCTTCACCTCAATGGTCTGGCCCATTCAGGGGTGAACTCCCAAACACACCAGAGAAGAAAGATATCTCCGTCAGTGCAGGGGTAGTGCTAGCAGGCACCCTGGGAAGGAACCCAGAGCATATGCAGCCCAAGGCACAACAAAGCCAAGCCCACACAATGCACCAGATAGAAAACATGCACGTAAAGTGAAAACTAAAATATAGAATAGTACAGTATACAAAGcaaatgacccccccccctcccctcaggaACAAGTCCAAGGACAGCCAACACTCACCTTGAAGCAGTGGGGATTGCCACATCTGATAGACCCAGGGCTGTGTCTACCAAGACATCAGCTCCAGAACTGGCGACTACCTGTCGCGTAACTGTAATGCTGGGCTGACTACCTGTGACTGGAAGATGACTACCTGTGGAAGCTGGGCTGTCTGGTGGTGGCATTCGATACTAAAGGTTTTACACGAACTTAGAATATTTCTCTTGTTCCATGTGAATCATTTGCAGAGTTGTCTGACATTTTCGAGGCTTTTGTATTTGTtaactcttcagttgtctgtaaagcttttGCTGACTTTCTGAAGGCTTTCCCAGTGTGGTGGGGAATTGTCACTTGctcctgtgcctctgtgagggggccaggttgtgGCTCTGGTTCTCGGTAGACCAAACAGAATTGCATCTGATGTGACCCACTTGCATGGTGGAATCTCAGCGAGAGAGCTTAAGGAAGTCACTGGGGGTTTCCCCAGAAAAATTATTACTTATTTGTTACTGTAAAGATCAAAATATGTATATCACATGTAAGATATTGAGATTTGATATCCAATAAAATAAGTTTGTATTTAGAGAAACCATGAACAGTGTTTTATGTAATGTAACTAAAGAATCAGCAAAGTGAAATTCTGCACATAAAAATAGTTTTATTTATAAAAGTATACACAATATGGTAGCTGATACAGAATTAATAATGTGGCTCATACATAAACTCTCttcttaaaataaaggaaatctaAAAAATAAATGAATGCATATCAGCACAGTACAAAAATAATTGAGCAATATGTGGTTATCTCCAAAACATTATGAAGTCAACACTATGGCAGTGGTGTCCATCTGAGCCCATCTTCATGAACTgtaaaaaacaatttattattctTCCCATTTTTACTCACTTCTGCAGAGTATATCTGCCTGCAGTTGTCCGATGTCGCTGCATTCTCACACTTGTTCATACCAACTGTCACAGTGTCTGTTGAATAACTAGaaattttattcataataacATCGCCTTTGCAATTTTCATCTAGAGGTACTGATGTGTCGCCACTATTGTCTGTGGACACGTTAACCCGGCAAGTTACAAGGCTGGCCCACTCTCTTCCCATGTATTCATATTCTGTCTTTCCTTCTTCTGACTCCTCCTCTTCCGTATGACGCTTGTTCTGATTGTCCTCGTGTGCCGGTCTCGTTTGGAAGAGTGACTGACGTGTAGAAAGCAGCACAAGTTTGTGCTTTTTTATATGGCCAAGAAATACTTTGAATATTTGATTATAGTACTGTTCAAGTTTATACCAAGATTCAACTCTATAAGCCCGATCATACCAATAATAAGCAGAAATACTGTCAATCACAATAAATGCAATGTTGCTTTTGTTTGAAAGAAGTTCATCTATAgataataaagtaattgcaaattgTGAACTCTCTGTACACTTCAAATAGAATAATGACTTTAGACAGTTCTTAATCAAATTATCTATCTCAGTCTTAAAACTTGACTTACCAGAATGAAGGAGTTCTTGTATTTTATCCTCATCATCAATTAATCTCTCGTCAAAACTATACCCGCTCTTTTTTCTCTTTATCGCATCCTTAGTCATTTTCAATATTTTCTTGATTCTCCTCTGCATCATATTTTCCAAATGCAAGATGCTGAAGTGCAAATCACTATCCACAAATACAACGCCACCACCGCAGCCcccgacattaattcctctccagaTGCGAGGAAGAAGAACGGAGACAACTAAATGGAGACTCAGTAATGATTTGCCACAATTTCTGTTGCCAGTGATCTCAATAATATCACCTGGTTGTAGTCCTCCTGGAAACAAACAGGGCTCGAGATCATGCAGACTGGGTCGAGTTCCAAGTCGAGCTAAAAGCGCCACACCAGATTCGCTTGCAACAGTTGGTGTTATTCctggaaaaaataataataataataatacggtTCTAAGTACACTACAGTAATAAAAGACTCTTCTCTAATAAAATTATTCTGTACTGTATTGGATTTACCATATTTAAATGTGAATAAAAGGATTATATATTGATAAAATCCATTATTAAACTTTTTTACTTAAAATTTTGCTCAACACAAACACTTTATACTGTATAACAAAAGTTATTATCCCCTTAGCTACATAAATGGTTAAAGTGTAAACCATTTTGAGAAGTATACTTTCAACATTCAAAGTGAGGAAATGTGTTTTTGAGAAAAGCTATAAATGTCATCAGTTTCGAGTTGCATAAAGTTTGTTTCATTTATAAATGGGAAATATCTGCTGTATAGAACTGACTTGGTCTATTTGTTTTGAGGGCAAGATTGCACACACAATCACAGCATCAAAACTGTATAAAAATACAGAGATACTGTACAGAGTAAATAATGTACGAAGTTCTAACTGGGTTTTGCACTTggccaattacacatagtgagtgggcagccccaattgtaccagtgttgaaggcagatcagaaatccttgagaatctgtgcagacttcaaggaactgaacagccacatacactgtgagaagtaccctttacctaagatagatgagttgttgtcagtggtatgCAAGGgggcaattttttctaagattgacctgaaagatgcttacttgcaaattcctgtagaggagagccagaaattgttagtgattaatacccacaaggggttatttaagtataaaagacttccttttggactctcctcatctccagcaatttttcagagattcatgtcccagttgttagtaaacattgaaggtgtggctagttttttagatgacattattgtatgtggagagaatgaggaagtgcatgatgctagattagaacaagctttgaatcttttgcaaaagcacaatgtgaagtttaataagggtaaaacaacgttgaagaccaaggccattgaatacctGGCGTACCCTATTTcgggtaagggctttactcctcacaaaaatgtagtggcaatagtggatgccccagccccaacatcagttggggaagtacagtcttttgttgggatggttacatatttttgtaagtttgcgaagaacttttcaacaaaattaacacccttgtatgaattgttgaaaaaaggggctagatttaagtgggcagcaagagaggaaaatgccttcaggaatattaagcaggaattgatcaattctccagtgctcactaattttacaggtagactcccgttaaaactggaggtagatgtaCAATATACAACCCAGTAGGAGTgtgttgtgtattattacaggaagtagatggtcaggataaagtagtatattttgctagcaagaaattatcacctgtggaacagaattattctcagttagataaagaagccttagctttggtatatgctgtaaaaacactgaagtattttctgctgggggaggaaatttcttgctagaacagaccataaacccctgctaggattgtttggcagagataagcagattccagttaatgccaatgctagaattcaaagatgggcattactactctagcagtttgagtatgatttagagtttaagccaggcaaagATAATGTAGTAGTTGATGCATTAAatagattgcctgtgacagaagaattaaattccagtattccagtggagtatgttaacctggtggaatctatgtcttttgaggatatttcattccagactattaggaaggcaactggtagagatcccaaattaaatctgttgatgaaatatgtcaaatatagttggaatgataatttattattgtcagagtatactgcagtaaaggctgaccttagtattcaccaggatgtactcttgtataggaatagcgtggtggtgcctggggaactaagatgtaagattttggaacagctgcatgtaggccataatggcataaatgctatgaaagcagaagctataagttgggtttggtggccaaaaatagaccaggatattgctgaggtaacaaaaaattgtaatatttgctttaagaattatcagaaaccacagaccccagtactttcttggccatgcactggaaaaccctggtctagacttcatatagattatgcgggacctatggataacaaatattacctagtggtgttggattcatacacaaaatttctggatgttcatgtgtgtaattccaccacatcatctgtaacttatgaattactaaggaaaacattttgtaattttggattgccagacatggttgtctcagacaatgctccttattttgtttctgtggaaatggaggatttaaaaaaaaaaaaatggtattaaacatgtaacacctgccccctataatccttcttcaaatggtctagcagagagagcagcgagatccttgaaagaagggttaaagcggtttacggaaggtactattaatacaaggctttgtagatttttatataatcaaaggaaaactgttcattctactacagtactggtaaatctccttctgaattactgtttaataggcactttaaagtgcacatggaagcagtaaagacagatcccgataaagagaaatcggtgactagcttggccagtcagttggctcagggagaggaattgttgtttaatgagggggatgcagtatatgcaaggaattttggaagtggaaagcctTGGGTTGAAGGAAAAATTAGGGAAGTCCTGGGCCGCAGGAAtttcactgtgcaagtgcagagttttgggaacattaattggaaaaggcatgcagatcagctcatgccaaggttcacagggaatctTGAAGACCCTTCAGATggggggtggggcaactagtgatatccatcctaataatgaaggggTAGCAGCACCTGCAAgagaccgggaggcagagcaaggggcagtagagggtaatgggggtacagttaaccctatggactctacagggagagtaattcagaagaatgtttcccagaagtaacaggtcaggactcccagttgaggaaatcaggaagagtcatatgACCCCCTAATAGAATTAACCTGTAGGGATagagtttatttaaaaggggaggaatgttgggattgagtactacagatgttggaggtagcattagcatgtttggagcagatgctcttttgtttatgatcttgataataatatttcatgtacctgataattgttttgttgttgtcgttattggctgagaataaaaccatgtggacaAAGATTCTTCCTCTTCAGCCTTCAACCATAACAAATCCTTTCTTGGATTTTCCTTAATTATCAGTCTATACCCAATACTGCTCAATTATATTGTTCAGTCTTGGTGGAGCCTTCCTCTCTGGCATATAATGTGAATATATGTCCTTACCCAGCTTTCTCCAATTGTCTAAGACATTCTATGACTTCCCACTTCTTTGCCAGAAGTGTGAATTTTATGTCTTCTGAACAAGAAATGATTTTTTTCGCATCCAGCCAACATACAGTAATCCCACTGAAATTAAAAGTTCTTGGTAGACAGAGAAGGTATCTGATAGATAGAACTCtgtagcagtctccgtggcgcagtggtaagacacggcGCTTTGCAAgcacctgggttcatatcctggttgTGGAGGATTGACCAGGCaccaatctttaactgtagctTCAGTTCACCCTGGAGTgaatgagtacctggttgttaaacggtttggcgggtcgtattccagggaaaattaggattaaggaccggcCCGAaatactatgcgtgctagtggctttacaagaaagtAAGAACTCTTGctgtacatataaataaataaaaaaaaactgatagAGAAATTATGTTTATTGTATCCTTGTGCATGGTAGAGGTTGGTTATAGCCTTTCTATATGCGTGCCTTTCTTTCAAAGTCTATTTGCATGCTTTTCTTTCAAAATCTATATGCATGTCTTTCACCCCTGCGCATGCTTCCGTCCTGAGCACCAGTAATTGATCTTCATTGTAGTTTGACTGGCCATGAATTATTTCCACCAGAATTTCCTTATGATACTCACTGCTATGATTTCTTGTAAAATGCATATTACCATttcatatacagtatgtataaaagGCCCTAAATAACCCTTGGCTTCAGTATGTGGCCATGAACCACAAGTTAATTATACCAATACTATTGTACTGCATTTCATATTTAGAAGAATTTATACTCCAACTGAAAAATACTGTACATTAATCTAGAAAAAAATTTACCACTTCTACTTCCAATAGATGATGGACTTGATGCAATATTTGATTTCCTAGGCGCTGAATAACTCATCATTGTGTGTTCTGATTACCTGCAAAGAAGAAAAATATGTAAACACACCATTATTCTAcaggaaaatatattttaaaatcCTGGAAAACCCTTAATATTATTGGTGAAATTCTAGTGTAATTTTCATTTATTTAAAATGCTTAACCAGGTTAGTACAGTATTTCTAAGGGACTTTAAGGGAAGCATGCTTGCCCTTCACACTACTATAGTCTACTGTAAGTTTCATTTACACTATGTGCATTAgtgactttgcaagaatgtaccaccaaataatatatacatggaagatactggagggccaggtaggaaagtcagaatagaaccagtgaggggtTGAGGTGCTATAgggacaatcagagagcactgtctgaacatcaggggtccacggctgttcaacaccctcccagcaagcattagaaatattgccggaacaaagttgGATGTATTCAATAGGCACTaagacaagttcttgcaagaagtgccaaaccaatcaggctgtagtggataagtgtgctgctccaagcaacagcctgttgaaccaagttatcacaaataGAGCCTGGCATCAGGCTGGGCtcagggagtagaagaattcccgaGACACTCTCCATGCATTCACTAGGCATAATCATCAACATATGTACTTTCACAACAATTGtaccatattttatatatatatatatatgggtaattacctaaatgtatttacaggatgagagctacactcatagtgtcccatcttcccagtactcttggtCATATAAGGCTTTGGAACTACTGATAGTTTTGGTCTCCACCACTATCTCActcaacttgttccaaccatttaCCACTCTGTAAAAGATCTTTTCTTCTTAAAGATGTAAGATCTTCTTACATCTTTTCTTCATTTGGTTGAATCTATGCCCCCTTGTTCTTGAGGATGCAGTTTTCAAGAATTTCTCTTTAGTCAATTTTtgttgattcctgttactatttttgtatgtagtgatcatgtctcctctttttCTTCCAGCTTGGCAAATTTAACACCTTTAGCCTCTCCTTGTAACTCTTGTTTTAATGTTCTGGAAGCTAATAAGTATcatgtctttgcactttttccagtttgttgatgtgcttcttgagatatgggcagcaccatacaactgctgcatattccataaAGTTTTGGTCTCAcagaagttgtgaacaatttctttaatatttcactgtctatgtatttaaaaggaattctaaagttagaatgtatagcatagccacccctcacaatattctttatgtggtcctctagTGACAACTTACTCTCCAGAATCACTCCTATATCTCTTTCTATAACAGAGTTCTTTAATgtcttttcacataatttgtaggttgtgtgtggccTATTTTCTCCAATTCCATAATGTGGAATTCTTTCAcactgaattccatttgccatgtGTTGGTCCATATGCTTATTTTGTCCAAGTCATCTTGAAGagtatgacaatcatctaagttcctTATCTtctctcaatcaatcaatcaatcaatcaatcaatcactcactcactcactcactctctcactctaacACAGAGGAGTCTTGGCAGACATATGGGAAAAGGCAGACATAGTTCCAAGCTAAAAAATGGTAACAGAAAAGACCAACTTAATTACAGGCcattatcactgacaagcatggttgtcaaaacactagaaaaataaTTAACACCAAATGGATAATTAACACCAgaggagaaatgatataataacaGACTCAGTTTGGGTTtttgaacaggaagatcctgtgtaataaatctacttagtttctatgatagagccacatagattttacaggaaagagatggttggatgATTCTAGTTGTCTGGAGTGTGTGCCTGGAgacacctaccttgaggttaccttgaggtgcttctctaccttgaggtgcttctctcCTACTCTACCTAGCACATAGATTCAAATCCACATCACtgctcctatggattttctcattataattattaatgtTGTTATTAGAGAGCAAACCTTTTGAAGAATGTGTAGAACTTTCTCTCAACTgtattacctgaatttaccctgaGGGCTACTAACACTATTGGCTTCAATGAAGACATGAAGTCGGCAGATTGTCAaaggttctccccccccccccccccgccttttgCCCCAATTATTTTGTCCATCTGGGTTTTAAAATTTAacaagagttttggcatttagttaagagttaagtgcatggagacttaatatgccataactcacagtgaacctcaacagtaatcaaccaaaattaaccaattttcgcctgcctatctacgacccttctgccaagcGGTCCCCATACGCccatccctactataattcaccaagtatctacctttagaaacactaccaagaatctatcGCCGAAAACATGGCCAAACATAACAAGtggcaaggtaggggtgcctctcgctctggaggatccattactcctagaaatctgaacctgcccgaaacgctgcgcgtactagtggctttacaagaatgtaaatactgtactatccaatgtattctcacaagcccaatgtaccttcttgtatataaataaataaataaataaataaataaatgaatggaacactggcaacgccgcaatcctcgccgatgttggtaaacacagcatccgctccccctcctcactccgccccttcaactcacctcgaatctctagctgtagaattcattcaatctatggctccctgtctaaacttcaaacctttcagaagtaacccatggcttcagaaactgcacaaccttgtgcagtttctgaagctatttcggccctccaagccacagtcacccgacaacaacaaaccagagaccgcctccttgaatcgtcgacgaacaacaaccatgaaattctcaacttacaaacagttgcaaatgatgcaatggataaaatacataagattcaggccgaggaaaccctctcagttcaaagtgacctccttcaaaagctggaaaaacagatcaatctccttcagattcaccaggcggcttccgaagatgaccaagagcaacaacaacttcatgactccctgataattagctctactcatctacctgatgaacaacaaggtgagaattgttgtaacatagcccacaccctaattgattcaaagatcagagtcaatgttgaaatcaaatcagctatcaggatagataaaaacagtccccgtatttacaattatcatttgtcaaattttttttatatattcatcttgacagtctctactgattttttgttctctccaccaaacttgtgtatcctccaaggctatctagtgaccttaattctacctctaattgtttcaattcttttgtttacttgcatttattgttgtgttttgccataattattctctaattttagcagactcaatactttgtaagctcttattgtattgttatattattatattgttgtgttttgccataattattctctaattttagcagactcaatactttgtaagctttgTAATACTTtgtatcagcacattgatcatcattattgcaggtgttacacagcaaatcttgcaaaacacaaactcctaaatagcaccagcttatcagtttacaaccaaaatgttaggtcacttggtaaacattttgatgatataaatgcactacttacagcactaggtactaaattatctttcatcattttaacagaaacttggctaagtaatgactatacccaactctacaatttagctggttataaagccattcataactgcaggcctaataaaaaaggtggcggtacagcaatatattacagagataccttcatttgcaatagtgtcattagtgatagagacgactattgtgaatatacctttgccaagttctccagtaaatcccttaaatcctccctgataatcggtgccatctatagatttcctaataccaacatagctttattctctgacaatgtaaggaatcttatcataaataacaatctcaacaaaaatcacatcattctgggaggtgatttcaatattgacctgggacttcaaaacaaccctcaagttgactatttccgtaacagcatgcactcctgtatgctaatccccacaatcaccaagcccacccgagtcactcaaacatctgccactaccctggatcacctatggactaatataacagctccccttacatctggggtaatttatgacagaacaactgaccactatcctactttcctcatagcaaacattgacacatcaccaccagaaaccaaaaaactttcattcaggctacatagtgaatcagctttaggcaatctctctaatgcacttcacaatattaactgggaatctgaatttaataattcacaggatataaactcatcaactaacctctttctctccaaaactctaagcctctacaacactcactgtcccctccttaccaaacaagtaactgataaaagaaaaaataacccgtggctcacaagtggcataattaaatcaatcgacaaaaaacatgaatacgaaaagaaatttaggagtggcctagtttcaatggaagtagttaaaaggtactcatcagtgcttaccagtatcataagaaaagcaaaactttcatattatgagactagattcaaagaagcaaaaggcaacatgaaaagcacatggaataccatctctaacatcctgggaactaaacaacactcccacaaccagataacactctctaaggatggcct
Coding sequences:
- the LOC123773666 gene encoding DNA repair protein XRCC2; the encoded protein is MMSYSAPRKSNIASSPSSIGSRSGITPTVASESGVALLARLGTRPSLHDLEPCLFPGGLQPGDIIEITGNRNCGKSLLSLHLVVSVLLPRIWRGINVGGCGGGVVFVDSDLHFSILHLENMMQRRIKKILKMTKDAIKRKKSGYSFDERLIDDEDKIQELLHSGKSSFKTEIDNLIKNCLKSLFYLKCTESSQFAITLLSIDELLSNKSNIAFIVIDSISAYYWYDRAYRVESWYKLEQYYNQIFKVFLGHIKKHKLVLLSTRQSLFQTRPAHEDNQNKRHTEEEESEEGKTEYEYMGREWASLVTCRVNVSTDNSGDTSVPLDENCKGDVIMNKISSYSTDTVTVGMNKCENAATSDNCRQIYSAEVSKNGKNNKLFFTVHEDGLRWTPLP